One genomic window of Thermus caldifontis includes the following:
- the trpC gene encoding indole-3-glycerol phosphate synthase TrpC, whose amino-acid sequence MRVPGLDCMGGVLGEIARRRAKEVVPRPLPPFPETLPSFREALLQPGLSVIAEVKKASPSEGVIREIDPAQAAQAYARGGARAISVLTEPHRFGGSLEDLLRVRQAVDLPLLRKDFVVDPFMLEEARAYGASAVLLIVALLRELTGVYLEEAKRLGLEALVEVHTEEELELALEAGASILGINNRNLTTLEIDLATAPRLGRLARKRGFSGVLVAESGYSSRQELEPLKGLFDAVLIGTSLMRSPDLEEALRALVG is encoded by the coding sequence ATGCGGGTGCCCGGTCTAGACTGCATGGGTGGGGTACTGGGCGAAATCGCCCGCAGGCGGGCTAAGGAGGTGGTGCCCCGCCCCCTCCCCCCTTTTCCCGAAACCCTGCCCTCCTTCCGGGAGGCCCTTCTCCAGCCAGGGCTTTCCGTGATCGCCGAGGTGAAGAAGGCGAGCCCCTCGGAAGGAGTCATTAGGGAGATAGACCCCGCCCAAGCAGCCCAGGCCTACGCCCGGGGTGGGGCTAGGGCCATCAGCGTGCTCACCGAGCCCCATCGCTTTGGGGGTAGCCTCGAGGACCTTCTTAGGGTCCGCCAGGCGGTGGACCTACCCCTCCTGCGCAAGGACTTCGTGGTGGACCCCTTCATGCTGGAGGAGGCCCGGGCCTATGGGGCAAGCGCCGTGCTGCTCATCGTGGCCCTTTTGCGGGAGCTCACCGGGGTCTACCTGGAGGAGGCCAAGCGGCTTGGCCTGGAGGCCCTGGTGGAGGTGCACACGGAAGAGGAACTGGAGCTGGCCCTCGAGGCGGGGGCCAGTATCCTGGGCATCAACAACCGCAACCTCACCACCTTGGAGATTGACCTGGCCACGGCCCCGAGGCTCGGCCGTTTAGCCCGGAAGAGGGGGTTTAGCGGGGTCTTGGTGGCGGAATCGGGGTACTCTAGCCGCCAGGAACTTGAGCCCTTGAAAGGGCTCTTTGATGCCGTTCTCATCGGCACCAGCCTGATGCGAAGCCCCGATTTGGAGGAAGCCCTAAGGGCGCTGGTAGGATAG
- a CDS encoding amino acid ABC transporter ATP-binding protein, translated as MKAVDPIIRIHNLHKWFGSLHVLKGIHLEVAPGEKLVIIGPSGSGKSTLIRCINRLEDFQEGEVVVDGHSVKDERALKEVRREVGMVFQQFNLFPHLTVLENITLAPMRVRGWPREKAERKALELLQRVGILDQARKYPAQLSGGQQQRVAIARALAMEPKVMLFDEPTSALDPEMVGEVLDVMRDLAHGGMTMLVVTHEMGFAREVADRVIFMDGGQIVEEGRPEAVFTSPKEERTRAFLQRVLHH; from the coding sequence ATGAAAGCGGTGGACCCCATCATCCGCATCCACAACCTGCACAAGTGGTTTGGCTCCCTGCACGTGCTCAAGGGGATCCACCTGGAGGTGGCCCCTGGGGAGAAGCTGGTGATCATCGGGCCCTCGGGTTCGGGGAAGAGCACCCTGATCCGGTGCATCAACCGTCTGGAGGACTTTCAGGAGGGGGAGGTGGTGGTGGACGGGCACAGCGTGAAAGACGAGAGGGCCCTCAAGGAGGTCAGGCGGGAGGTGGGGATGGTGTTCCAGCAGTTCAACCTCTTCCCCCACCTGACGGTGTTGGAGAACATCACCCTGGCCCCCATGCGGGTGCGGGGTTGGCCGAGGGAAAAGGCGGAGAGGAAGGCCCTGGAGCTTTTGCAGCGGGTGGGGATTCTGGACCAGGCGAGGAAGTACCCGGCCCAGCTTTCCGGGGGCCAGCAGCAGCGGGTGGCCATAGCCCGGGCCTTGGCCATGGAGCCCAAGGTGATGCTGTTTGACGAGCCCACCAGCGCCCTGGACCCGGAGATGGTGGGGGAGGTTTTGGACGTGATGCGGGATCTGGCGCATGGGGGGATGACCATGCTGGTGGTGACCCACGAGATGGGGTTTGCCCGGGAGGTGGCGGACCGGGTGATCTTCATGGACGGGGGCCAGATTGTGGAGGAGGGGAGGCCGGAGGCCGTCTTCACCTCCCCCAAGGAGGAGAGGACCCGGGCCTTCCTGCAGAGGGTCCTGCACCATTAG
- a CDS encoding TRAP transporter permease yields MDKDVSLLVEETEQGGRRPKGVARYLVFGLGVVWSLFQLWATEVGTLDPLRLRAVHLAFALALAFLAYPGRRGPRDRIPFLDWALALLGVGGALYVVFDYYGITQLRGGIPSGRDVFMGTLTLVVLFLAAWRVVGPALPLIASVFVLYALTGPKGLLPFTLPPWLQLHAGSQWGQLMGQLYTTAEGIWGVPLGVSATFVFLFVLFGALLEKAGAGHFFIQLAYALLGHFRGGPAKAAVVASALTGVVSGSSVSNVVTTGTFTIPLMKRVGYPPEKAGAVEVASSSNGQLMPPVMGAAAFIMAEFLGIPYSQLILIAVIPALLAYATLFITVHLEALQLGLKGVPRSELPPVGPILRSGFHYLLPLLYLIYALVALRLTPERAALNTIFLMLVLLLAQEVWRAYRSGAGLGFGLLRGGRLILEGLEAGARGMVGIALATASAGVIVGIVTMTGIGFGLTDIVERLSGGNLILVLLLAQLTSLLLGMGLPTTANYIVMASLVVPVVLQLSEKAGYAVPPVAAHMFVFYFGIMADSTPPVALAAYAASAIAKSDFWKTAVQGFVYELRTALLAYMFFFSPKLLLLGVESLGEGVWIVLSALLGMTAFSASLVGFLHKRTTLLERALLMAAALTLVVPGLLTDALGLGLFLLVYAIQRVRK; encoded by the coding sequence ATGGATAAGGACGTCTCGCTTTTGGTGGAGGAGACCGAGCAGGGAGGGCGAAGGCCCAAGGGAGTGGCCCGGTACCTGGTGTTTGGCCTGGGGGTGGTCTGGAGCCTCTTTCAGCTTTGGGCCACCGAGGTAGGGACCCTGGACCCCCTACGGCTCAGGGCGGTCCACCTGGCCTTTGCCCTGGCCTTGGCTTTCTTGGCCTACCCCGGGCGGCGGGGACCTAGGGACCGGATTCCCTTTCTGGACTGGGCCTTGGCCTTGCTGGGGGTAGGCGGGGCCCTTTACGTGGTCTTTGATTACTACGGCATCACCCAGCTTCGGGGGGGTATCCCCAGCGGGCGGGATGTCTTTATGGGGACTCTGACCCTTGTGGTCCTCTTCCTGGCCGCCTGGCGGGTGGTGGGGCCTGCCCTGCCCCTCATCGCCTCGGTCTTTGTCCTCTACGCCCTTACCGGGCCCAAGGGGCTCTTGCCCTTTACCCTTCCTCCCTGGCTCCAGCTCCATGCGGGCAGTCAGTGGGGCCAGCTCATGGGGCAGCTCTACACCACCGCCGAGGGGATCTGGGGGGTGCCCTTGGGGGTTTCCGCCACCTTTGTCTTCCTCTTTGTACTTTTTGGAGCGCTTTTGGAGAAAGCGGGAGCAGGCCATTTCTTCATCCAGTTGGCGTATGCACTTTTAGGCCACTTCCGCGGGGGGCCGGCCAAAGCGGCGGTGGTGGCCAGCGCCCTCACGGGGGTGGTTTCGGGAAGCTCTGTCTCCAATGTGGTTACCACCGGCACGTTCACCATCCCTTTGATGAAGCGGGTGGGCTACCCACCGGAGAAGGCGGGGGCGGTGGAGGTGGCCAGCTCCTCCAACGGCCAACTCATGCCTCCGGTGATGGGGGCGGCAGCCTTCATCATGGCGGAGTTTTTGGGGATCCCCTATAGCCAGCTGATCCTCATCGCCGTGATCCCGGCCCTTCTGGCCTACGCCACCTTGTTCATCACCGTGCACCTCGAGGCCCTCCAGCTTGGCCTGAAGGGCGTACCACGCTCGGAACTGCCTCCCGTGGGCCCCATCCTGCGCTCCGGTTTCCACTATCTCCTTCCCCTCCTGTACCTGATCTACGCCTTGGTGGCCTTGCGCCTCACCCCAGAGCGGGCGGCCTTGAACACCATCTTCCTCATGCTGGTCCTCCTCCTGGCCCAGGAGGTGTGGCGGGCCTACCGGTCAGGTGCTGGCTTGGGCTTTGGCCTTCTGAGGGGAGGGAGGCTCATCCTGGAGGGCCTCGAGGCGGGGGCCAGGGGTATGGTGGGCATCGCCCTGGCCACGGCCAGCGCCGGCGTCATCGTGGGCATCGTCACCATGACCGGGATTGGCTTTGGCCTTACGGACATCGTGGAGCGCTTGTCGGGGGGGAACCTGATCCTGGTCCTCCTTCTGGCCCAGCTCACCAGCCTCCTTTTGGGCATGGGCTTGCCCACCACCGCCAACTACATCGTCATGGCCTCCTTGGTGGTGCCGGTGGTGCTTCAGCTTTCGGAGAAGGCGGGGTATGCGGTACCGCCGGTGGCGGCCCACATGTTCGTTTTCTACTTCGGCATCATGGCCGACTCCACGCCTCCCGTGGCCTTGGCCGCCTACGCCGCCAGCGCCATCGCCAAGTCGGATTTCTGGAAGACGGCGGTCCAGGGTTTCGTGTATGAGCTTCGCACCGCCCTTCTCGCCTACATGTTCTTCTTCAGCCCCAAGCTTCTTCTTCTCGGGGTGGAAAGCCTGGGAGAAGGGGTGTGGATCGTCCTTTCCGCCCTTTTGGGCATGACCGCTTTCAGCGCCAGCCTGGTGGGCTTCCTGCACAAGCGCACCACCCTCCTGGAGAGGGCCCTTCTCATGGCAGCCGCCCTCACCCTGGTGGTGCCCGGCCTCCTTACGGATGCCCTGGGCCTGGGCCTCTTCCTCCTGGTCTACGCCATCCAGCGGGTGAGAAAATGA
- a CDS encoding helix-turn-helix domain-containing protein, which translates to MVAPLGLDPAHQEEVRALLNALRSGDVLTVNGQTLSLSPSLAEALRAYLEPLARGEPVVVVPLEAELTTQQAADLLGISRPYLIRLLEEGKIPYRKVGTHRRIRARDLLAYKERSRHKGEEILGKLVEEAQELGLGY; encoded by the coding sequence ATGGTAGCCCCCCTGGGCTTAGACCCCGCTCACCAGGAGGAAGTCCGGGCCTTGCTAAATGCGCTTCGTTCTGGCGACGTGCTGACCGTCAACGGGCAAACCCTTTCCCTCTCCCCTTCCTTGGCTGAGGCGCTCCGCGCTTACCTCGAGCCCTTAGCCCGGGGAGAGCCTGTTGTGGTGGTTCCCTTGGAGGCCGAGCTCACCACCCAGCAGGCGGCAGACCTATTGGGCATCTCCCGGCCCTATCTGATCCGCCTTCTGGAGGAAGGGAAAATCCCCTACCGCAAGGTGGGTACCCATAGAAGGATCCGGGCCCGGGATCTGTTGGCCTACAAGGAGCGGAGCCGGCACAAAGGCGAGGAGATCCTGGGCAAACTGGTAGAGGAGGCGCAAGAGCTAGGCCTCGGTTACTGA
- the hisA gene encoding 1-(5-phosphoribosyl)-5-[(5-phosphoribosylamino)methylideneamino]imidazole-4-carboxamide isomerase yields the protein MLLIPAVDLKGGKAVRLYEGDPERETQYGDPVAAALRWQEEGARLLHLVDLDRALGKGDNLKALRRIAQALRVPFEVGGGIRSLEVLEEVLLLGASRAVVGTVAVKDPALLEAMLEAVGPFRLVVALDARGLEVVVSGWQEAASLSALDLLRRWEAMGVRTVIYTDVRRDGTLKGLDLEVVARVREAWPHELIAGGGIAGPEDLLGLKRLGVEGALLGKALYEGRVRLTDYKEGVF from the coding sequence ATGTTGCTGATTCCCGCCGTGGACCTGAAGGGGGGCAAGGCGGTGCGCCTCTACGAGGGGGACCCCGAGAGGGAAACCCAGTACGGGGACCCGGTGGCCGCGGCCTTGCGCTGGCAGGAGGAAGGGGCTAGGCTTCTCCACCTGGTGGACCTGGACCGGGCCTTGGGAAAAGGGGATAACCTAAAGGCCCTTCGCCGGATTGCCCAGGCCCTCCGTGTTCCCTTTGAGGTGGGGGGTGGGATACGCTCCTTGGAGGTCCTCGAGGAGGTTCTCCTCCTGGGGGCCTCCCGAGCGGTGGTGGGCACGGTGGCGGTGAAGGACCCTGCCCTCTTGGAGGCCATGCTGGAGGCGGTGGGGCCTTTCAGGTTGGTGGTGGCCTTGGATGCCCGGGGCCTCGAGGTGGTGGTCTCGGGTTGGCAGGAAGCCGCCTCCCTTTCCGCCCTGGACCTCCTTAGGCGTTGGGAAGCCATGGGGGTGCGCACGGTGATCTACACCGATGTGCGGCGGGATGGGACGCTGAAGGGCCTGGACCTGGAGGTGGTGGCCCGGGTACGGGAGGCTTGGCCCCATGAGCTCATTGCGGGCGGGGGCATTGCTGGCCCGGAGGACCTTTTAGGCCTAAAGCGCCTCGGGGTGGAAGGTGCCCTTTTGGGCAAAGCCCTCTACGAGGGGCGGGTGCGCCTAACCGACTACAAGGAAGGGGTATTCTAA
- a CDS encoding patatin-like phospholipase family protein, translating to MRGVALALGGGGVRGYAHLGVLAVLEEGGIPIRGLSGSSAGALAAAAYAFGHKDPWKVHEAIFDQEIAGLRQGGNLRTLARLFTAFRRPHLFAAERIALGLQRLFGEARLEDSPIPLAIQAADLLTGERVILRQGPVWRAVLASMAIPGLFPPVPWEGRLLVDGDVVEKVPVGAAKGLFPKVVAVDVSNPPPREGPKTALEAALLAGEASRRRLKDLALKEADLVIALNPPRTIGTFDHEALPLVYELGQQRARERLEEVRALSRVRLKDVARALRLPVS from the coding sequence GTGCGCGGTGTGGCCTTGGCCCTGGGAGGGGGTGGCGTACGCGGGTACGCCCACCTGGGGGTCTTGGCCGTTTTGGAGGAAGGCGGGATCCCCATCCGGGGGCTTTCGGGAAGCTCTGCGGGCGCCTTGGCCGCCGCTGCCTACGCCTTCGGCCACAAAGACCCCTGGAAGGTGCACGAGGCCATCTTTGACCAGGAGATCGCCGGGCTCCGGCAAGGGGGTAACCTCCGTACCCTGGCCAGGCTTTTCACCGCCTTCCGGCGCCCCCATCTTTTTGCAGCGGAGAGAATCGCCCTGGGATTGCAGCGCCTCTTTGGGGAAGCCCGCCTCGAGGATAGCCCCATCCCCCTGGCCATCCAGGCGGCCGACCTCCTCACCGGGGAAAGGGTGATCCTTCGCCAGGGCCCTGTATGGAGGGCCGTTCTCGCCAGCATGGCCATCCCCGGTCTCTTCCCGCCCGTACCCTGGGAAGGAAGGCTTCTGGTGGATGGGGACGTGGTGGAGAAGGTCCCGGTAGGGGCCGCTAAGGGGCTTTTCCCCAAGGTGGTGGCCGTGGACGTGTCCAATCCCCCTCCCCGGGAAGGGCCGAAAACGGCCCTGGAGGCAGCGCTCCTCGCCGGGGAGGCCAGCCGTAGGCGCCTGAAGGACCTGGCCCTTAAGGAAGCCGACCTGGTCATTGCCCTGAACCCCCCCAGGACCATAGGCACCTTTGACCACGAGGCCCTCCCCCTGGTCTACGAGTTGGGGCAGCAACGGGCCAGGGAACGGCTGGAGGAGGTCCGGGCCCTATCCCGGGTGCGCCTAAAGGATGTGGCCCGGGCCCTCAGGCTTCCGGTCTCCTAA